In a single window of the Pseudogemmatithrix spongiicola genome:
- a CDS encoding low molecular weight protein arginine phosphatase, translating into MQLLFVCTGNTCRSPMAEAIARAAVTARGLTDLQVGSAGTSAWDGAPASDGALLVSLEHGLALEGHRARALSREIVAAADLVLTMGPHHAERAVALGGAGKTHLLAHFASHGGDATPIADPFGGDLDAYRATFAELDRAIGKILDRVAAERGSTGR; encoded by the coding sequence ATGCAGCTGCTCTTCGTGTGCACGGGCAACACCTGTCGTTCGCCGATGGCCGAGGCCATCGCACGGGCGGCGGTGACGGCGCGCGGCTTGACGGATTTGCAGGTCGGCAGCGCGGGCACGAGCGCCTGGGACGGCGCGCCCGCGTCTGACGGTGCGCTGCTCGTCTCGCTTGAGCACGGGCTCGCCCTCGAAGGTCATCGCGCGCGTGCGCTGTCGCGCGAGATCGTCGCCGCCGCCGACCTCGTGCTGACGATGGGCCCGCATCACGCCGAGCGCGCCGTCGCCCTCGGTGGTGCGGGAAAGACGCACTTGCTTGCGCACTTCGCCTCGCATGGCGGCGATGCGACGCCGATCGCCGATCCGTTTGGCGGGGATCTCGACGCGTATCGCGCGACGTTCGCCGAGCTCGACCGCGCGATCGGCAAGATCCTCGACCGCGTCGCGGCGGAACGCGGCAGCACCGGCCGCTGA